One stretch of Candidatus Saccharibacteria bacterium oral taxon 488 DNA includes these proteins:
- a CDS encoding DedA family protein, with protein MHAFIDFIVHFGVVAILLVVFAESGLLFGFIFPGDSLLFTAGYMVQQHILPIDIHFFALLLSLMAILGDSVGYAFGHKVGRKLFERKNSRFFKKKYLVQAEKFYEKHGSLTVVLARFVPIVRTFAPIVAGASKMHYRTFIVFNIIGGVIWATLFTYLGFFAGKALTDAGINIEVAALIIIFLSVLPMIIHALKQEHTRAALRQQVLALLGKTRRKKQ; from the coding sequence ATGCACGCGTTTATTGATTTTATTGTTCATTTTGGTGTTGTCGCGATTTTGCTGGTTGTCTTTGCCGAATCAGGCCTACTCTTTGGTTTCATTTTCCCGGGTGACAGCCTGCTGTTTACGGCTGGCTATATGGTACAGCAACATATTCTGCCAATTGATATTCATTTCTTTGCACTACTACTCTCGCTCATGGCTATCCTTGGCGATAGCGTTGGCTACGCATTTGGACATAAAGTTGGCCGTAAATTATTTGAACGCAAAAACTCTCGCTTCTTTAAGAAGAAATATCTCGTGCAAGCCGAAAAGTTTTACGAAAAGCATGGCTCACTTACCGTGGTGCTGGCGCGATTTGTACCGATCGTGCGTACGTTTGCGCCAATCGTGGCTGGCGCTAGCAAGATGCACTACCGAACCTTTATCGTCTTTAATATCATTGGCGGCGTTATTTGGGCCACGCTTTTCACCTACCTCGGATTCTTTGCTGGCAAGGCGCTCACCGACGCTGGTATTAATATTGAGGTCGCTGCACTAATTATCATCTTCTTGTCAGTGCTGCCAATGATCATTCACGCCCTCAAGCAGGAGCATACTCGCGCGGCGTTGCGCCAACAAGTATTAGCCCTGCTCGGCAAGACTCGCCGCAAAAAGCAATAA